GGGCCGCGTCGCCCACTGCGGGTCCCTCGTGGTCGCTCGCGCCGTTCCCCGCGCCCCTGAAGGCCCGCGGCTTCGCCGCGCCTTCCCCCACACGGCCCCTCGGACGGCGCACGCAGTGCGCCTTTCAGGGGCGCGGGGAACGGAGCGACCAGCCCCCACCGGCGGCCGGCCGGACACGACCCCCAGCCGCCCTCCCCGGATTCCGCCCGTCATCAGACTTCACGGAGAAACGAACATGACCGCAAGCACCACCATCCGCTGGGAACAGGACGACACCGGTGTCGTCACCCTCGTCCTCGACGACCCCAACCAGTCCGCGAACACCATGAACCAGGCGTTCAAGGAGTCCATCGCGGCGATCGCCGACCGCGCCGAGGCCGCCGTCCAGGCCGACCAGGACGCCATCCGCGGGTTCATCTACACCTCCGCCAAGAAGACGTTCTTCGCGGGCGGCGACCTCAAGGACATGATCAAGGTCGGCCCGGAGAACGCCCAGGAGGCGTTCGACGCGGGCACCGCCATCAAGAACTCGCTGCGCCGCATCGAGACCCTCGGCAAGCCCGTCGTCGCCGCGATCAACGGCGCCGCCCTCGGCGGCGGTTACGAGATCGCCCTCGCCTCGCACCACCGCGTCGCCCTCGACGCGCCCGGCTCCAAGATCGGCCTGCCCGAAGTCACCCTCGGCCTGCTCCCCGCGGGCGGCGGCGTCACCCGTACCGTGCGCCTCATGGGCATCGCCGACGCCCTCCTGAAGGTGCTGCTCCAGGGCACCCAATACAACCCGAAGCGCGCCCTGGAGAACGGCCTCGTCCACGAAGTGGCCGCCACGCGCGAGGAGATGCTGGAGAAGGCGCGCGCCTTCATCGACGCCAACCCGGAGTCGCAGCAGCCCTGGGACAAGCCCGGCTACCGCATCCCGGGCGGCACCCCGGCCAACCCGAAGTTCGCGGCGAACCTGCCCGCCTTCCCCGCCAACCTGAAGAAGCAGACGGCGGGTGCCAACTACCCGGCGCCGCGCAACATCCTCGCCGCGGCCGTCGAGGGCTCGCAGGTCGACTTCGAGACCGCGCTGACCATCGAGGCCCGGTACTTCACCGAGCTGGTCACCGGCCAGGTCGCGAAGAACATGATCCAGGCGTTCTTCTTCGACCTCCAGGCCGTCAACTCCGGCGCCAACCGCCCCAAAGGCATCGAGCCGCGCCAGGTCCGCAAGGTCGCCGTGCTCGGCGCGGGCATGATGGGCGCGGGCATCGCGTACTCGTGCGCCCGCGCGGGCATCGAGGTCGTCCTCAAGGACGTCTCCGCGGAGGCGGCGCAGAAGGGCAAGGCGTACTCCGAGAAGCTCTGCGCCAAGGCCGTGGCCAAGGGGCGTACGAGCCAGGACAAGGCGGACGCGCTGCTGGCCCGCATCACGCCGACCGCGGACCCGCAGGCCCTCGCGGGCTGCGACGCGGTGATCGAGGCGGTCTTCGAGGACACCTCGCTCAAGCACAAGGTGTTCCAGGAGATCCAGGACGTCATCGAGCCGGACGCGCTGCTCTGCTCCAACACCTCCACCCTGCCGATCACCACGCTGGCGGAGGGCGTCTCGCGTCCTGTCGACTTCATCGGCCTGCACTTCTTCTCGCCCGTCGACAAGATGCCGCTCGTCGAGATCATCAAGGGCGAGCGGACCGGTGACGAGGCGCTGGCCCGCGCCTTCGACCTGGTGCGCCAGATCAACAAGACGCCGATCGTCGTGAACGACTCGCGCGGCTTCTTCACCTCGCGCGTCATCGGGCACTTCATCAACGAAGGCGTCGCGATGGTCGGCGAGGGCATCGAGCCCGCCTCCGTCGAGCAGGCCGCGGCCCAGGCCGGCTACCCGGCGAAGGTCCTCTCCCTCATGGACGAGCTGACCCTCACGCTGCCCCGCAAGATCCGCAACGAGACCAGGCGGGCCGTCGAGGAGGCGGGCGGCACCTGGGCGGGGCACCCCTCCGACAGCGTCATCGACCGCATGGTGGACGAGTTCGGGCGCCCCGGCAGGAGCGGGGGAGCGGGCTTCTACGAGTACGTGGACGGCAAGCGCGACCGCCTCTGGCCGGGCCTGCGCGAGCACTTCACCAAGCCGGGGCACGAGATCCCGTTCAAGGACATGCAGGAGCGGATGCTGTTCTCCGAAGCGCTCGACACCGTACGCCTGTTGGAGGAGGGCGTCCTGACCTCCGTCGCCGACGCCAACATCGGCTCCATCCTCGGCATCGGCTTCCCGGGCTGGACGGGCGGCGTCCTGCAGTACATCAACGGCTACGAAGGCGGACTGCCCGGCTTCGTGGCACGCGCGCGTGAACTCGCCGAGACCTACGGGGAGCGGTTCGCGCCGCCCGCGCTGCTCGTCGAGAAGGCGGAGAACGGCGGGAAGTTCAGCGACAGCTGACGCCCCCTGGTGGCTCCGGTTACGCCTGGTCAGGGGTGGAACCGGGGCCTCCGCTGCCGCGTCGTATCCCGCCGAGGGGCATGATCACGGCAGCTGAAGGGTGGCTCAGTCCTCCTTGAGCCACTCCCTCAGCTCCTCCTTCAGGGAGCGCTGGAACGCCGTCACCAGCGCCTGCACCACCATCGGCTGCATGTGTGCCGACAGCGACCGCATCGCCGCCACCTGCTCGGCGTCCTCGGTGTCCGACTCCCGCTCGCGGTAGGGCCCCCACACCTCGTCGCGGAAGAGCCGGGACAGCTCACCGGCCGCCGAGCGCGTGTGGTCGAGCAGGACCGTGCGCGCCGCGAGGATCGTCTCGTGGGCGATGGGCACGTCCAGGAGCTGCACGCCGAGGCGCAACAGGCCCAGGTCCACGCGGTACGTCCCGGGGGCCGGGGTCCCGGCGACCACGCCCATCGCCGCGAGCCGTTCCAGGTCCGCGTCGTCGAGCGTGCGGCCCGCCCTGCGCTCCAGCTCGGCGCGCGGGACGTCCTCCGCCGAGTCGGGCGCCCAGGAGGCCACCAGGGCGCGGTGGATGGCCAGATCGTGCGCGCTCAGGTCGGCCGGCAGCTGTTCCAGGTACCGCTCGATCGCGGCGAGCGTCATGCCCTGGTGCTGCAACTCCTCGATGAGCGCGAGCCGGGACAGGTGCTCCTGGCCGTAGTGGCCGACGCGGCGCGGGCCGATCACCGGCGGCGGCAGCAGGCCCTTGGTGCTGTAGAAGCGGATCGTGCGGACCGTGACCCCCGCGCGCGCGGCGAGTTCGTCGACCGTGAGCGTCGGCTCATCGGCCTCGGTCGCGACGCTCTCGGTATCGGTCGTCATGGTGCAACAGTATTGCTGGCACACCAGTGTTGTGAAACCCTCCGGCCCAATCGATGGCACCAGGAGGCGGTCATGACCACGATCCTGCGACTCCCCGGAGACCCTGCCGACATCACGCTCCCCGCCCTGCTGCTCCGCAATGCCGAGGACCACGGAGACCTTCCCGCGCTCTCCTGGCGCGTGGGGGACGAGTGGTCGACGCTCACCTGGCGCGAGGCGCGGCGCAAGGTCGCCGTCCTGGCCGCCGGTTACGCCGCGCTCGGCGTCGAGCGCGGCGAACACGTCCTGATGATGATGGGCAACCGCCCCGAGCACTGGCTGAGCGACCTCGCCCTGGTGCACCTCGGCGCCGTCCCCGTCACCGTGTACGGCACCTCGGCCCCCGAACAGGTCGCGCACATCGTCCGGCACAGCGGGGCCCGCTTCGCGATCGTCGAGGGCGCCCGCGAACGCCCTCGCTGGGAGCCCCTCCTGGCGGACGACACCGCGCCCCTGGAGCGTCTCGTCGTCGTGGAGGCCGCCGAAGCGGGCGAGCATCGCACGTACGGCTCCCTGCACGCGACCGGCAGCCGCCTCTTCAACCCCGACGCCTTCGAGAAGGGGCGGCGCGAGAACCGCCCCACCGACGCCCTCACCGTCGTCTACACCTCCGGCACCACCGGCGACCCCAAGGGCGTCCGCCTCACCCACCGCAACGTCCTCGTGGGCGGCATCGCCCTGGACGGCGTCGTCGAGTTCCCCGACCACGTGGGCCACATCTGCTACCTGCCCTTCGCACACATCGCGGAGCGCCTGCTCGGCATCTACCTGCCGGTGCTGCGCGCCGCCCACGTCTACCTGTGCGCCGACCCCGCCCACGTGGCCGCCACCGCGCGCGAACTGCACCCCTTCCAGTTCTTCGGCGTCCCGCGCGTGTGGGAGAAGCTCGCCGCCTCCGTACGGGCGGCGCTCGCCGGGCTGCCCGATGAGCGGCGCCGCGCCATCGAGGCCGCCAACGAGACGGCACGCGCGCACGTGGCCTGCCGGGAGCGGGGCGAGGAGCCCTCCGAAGCGCTGCGGTCCGCGTACGAGCAGGCCAGGCGGGACATCCTCGACCCGCTGCTCGCACTGGCCGGCTTCGACCGGCTCGTGTGGACGGCGAGCGCCTCCGCGCCGATGCCGCCGGACGTCTCCCGCTTCTGGGCCGGGTTCGGCCTCGTGATCATGGACGCGTGGGGGCTCACCGAGACCTCCGGAGTGGTCACCACGAACAGCCCCGACGGCTTCCGGCTCGGCTCGGTGGGCCGCCCCCTGGAGGGCCTCGACGTACGCATCGCGGAGGACGGCGAGATCCTCGTGCGCGGTGCCACGGTCTTCGACGGCTATCTGCGGCCCGACGGGGGGCTCGACGACGCCCGCGACGCGGACGGCTGGTTCGCCACCGGCGACATCGGGCGGCTCGACGAGGACGGCTACCTCTGGCTCACCGACCGCAAGAAGGAAATGATCGTGACGTCGACGGGCAAGAACGTCTCGCCCGCCCTCGTCGAGAACACGCTCAAGGAGCACCCCCTCATAGGACAGGCCCTGGTCCACGGGGACGGCCGCTCCTACCTCGTGGCGCTGCTCGTCCTGGACCGGGAGATGACGCCCGCCTGGGCCGCCGCGCGCGGGATCGATGTAGAGGGCGATCCGGCCATGCACGAGGACGTGCGGGCGGAGGTGGCGCGCGCGGTCGAGGCCGCCAACGCGCACCTGAACCGCACCGAGCAGATCAAGCGCTACCGGCTTCTCACCGAGGAATGGGGACCCGACACGGGCGAGCTGACGCCCTCCCTGAAG
The sequence above is a segment of the Streptomyces sp. Je 1-369 genome. Coding sequences within it:
- a CDS encoding 3-hydroxyacyl-CoA dehydrogenase NAD-binding domain-containing protein, with product MTASTTIRWEQDDTGVVTLVLDDPNQSANTMNQAFKESIAAIADRAEAAVQADQDAIRGFIYTSAKKTFFAGGDLKDMIKVGPENAQEAFDAGTAIKNSLRRIETLGKPVVAAINGAALGGGYEIALASHHRVALDAPGSKIGLPEVTLGLLPAGGGVTRTVRLMGIADALLKVLLQGTQYNPKRALENGLVHEVAATREEMLEKARAFIDANPESQQPWDKPGYRIPGGTPANPKFAANLPAFPANLKKQTAGANYPAPRNILAAAVEGSQVDFETALTIEARYFTELVTGQVAKNMIQAFFFDLQAVNSGANRPKGIEPRQVRKVAVLGAGMMGAGIAYSCARAGIEVVLKDVSAEAAQKGKAYSEKLCAKAVAKGRTSQDKADALLARITPTADPQALAGCDAVIEAVFEDTSLKHKVFQEIQDVIEPDALLCSNTSTLPITTLAEGVSRPVDFIGLHFFSPVDKMPLVEIIKGERTGDEALARAFDLVRQINKTPIVVNDSRGFFTSRVIGHFINEGVAMVGEGIEPASVEQAAAQAGYPAKVLSLMDELTLTLPRKIRNETRRAVEEAGGTWAGHPSDSVIDRMVDEFGRPGRSGGAGFYEYVDGKRDRLWPGLREHFTKPGHEIPFKDMQERMLFSEALDTVRLLEEGVLTSVADANIGSILGIGFPGWTGGVLQYINGYEGGLPGFVARARELAETYGERFAPPALLVEKAENGGKFSDS
- a CDS encoding MerR family transcriptional regulator, which produces MTTDTESVATEADEPTLTVDELAARAGVTVRTIRFYSTKGLLPPPVIGPRRVGHYGQEHLSRLALIEELQHQGMTLAAIERYLEQLPADLSAHDLAIHRALVASWAPDSAEDVPRAELERRAGRTLDDADLERLAAMGVVAGTPAPGTYRVDLGLLRLGVQLLDVPIAHETILAARTVLLDHTRSAAGELSRLFRDEVWGPYRERESDTEDAEQVAAMRSLSAHMQPMVVQALVTAFQRSLKEELREWLKED
- a CDS encoding AMP-dependent synthetase/ligase, whose product is MTTILRLPGDPADITLPALLLRNAEDHGDLPALSWRVGDEWSTLTWREARRKVAVLAAGYAALGVERGEHVLMMMGNRPEHWLSDLALVHLGAVPVTVYGTSAPEQVAHIVRHSGARFAIVEGARERPRWEPLLADDTAPLERLVVVEAAEAGEHRTYGSLHATGSRLFNPDAFEKGRRENRPTDALTVVYTSGTTGDPKGVRLTHRNVLVGGIALDGVVEFPDHVGHICYLPFAHIAERLLGIYLPVLRAAHVYLCADPAHVAATARELHPFQFFGVPRVWEKLAASVRAALAGLPDERRRAIEAANETARAHVACRERGEEPSEALRSAYEQARRDILDPLLALAGFDRLVWTASASAPMPPDVSRFWAGFGLVIMDAWGLTETSGVVTTNSPDGFRLGSVGRPLEGLDVRIAEDGEILVRGATVFDGYLRPDGGLDDARDADGWFATGDIGRLDEDGYLWLTDRKKEMIVTSTGKNVSPALVENTLKEHPLIGQALVHGDGRSYLVALLVLDREMTPAWAAARGIDVEGDPAMHEDVRAEVARAVEAANAHLNRTEQIKRYRLLTEEWGPDTGELTPSLKLRRRVIRDKYMQVIDGMYTP